Sequence from the Gemmatimonadaceae bacterium genome:
CGAACAACAAGCTTCCCCTTCCCAAGTAATGGGAGAACCGGTGAACGATAACTCGCTCGAGCTCCTGCAGGGGACGCTGGACGTCCTCGTGCTCAGGACGCTGGCCTGGGGGGCGATGCACGGCTACGCCATCACCCGGTGGATCCGCGAGCGGACCGAGGGGACGATTGCGATCGAGGATGCCCCGCTCTACAAGGCGCTGCACCGCCTGGAGCGACTCGGCTTCGTCGAGGCCGACTGGGGGGTGTCGGAGAACAATCGGCGGGCGCGCTACTACCGGCTGACGCCGGCGGGGCGCGCGGCGCTCTCCCAGAAGGAGTCGTCGTGGCGGCGCTATGCCGCCGCCGTCTTCCGGGTCCTGGAGCCGACCTCATGAAACGCTTCATTCGACTGCCGAGCCGTTCCCGCGGGCGCATCGAACGGGACGTGGCGGACGAACTCGACTTCCACCTGCGTGAGCGCGCCGAGGCGCTCGTCGCCAGCGGTTTCGCCCCCGACGAGGCGCTGCGCCAGGCCGAGCAGGAGTTCGGCGACATCAGGGGGACGCGCCGCTTCCTGACCCGGTTCGACAACCAGACGGAGCACATGACCGGACGGCGCGACTACTTCGGCGACTTGCGCCAGGACATCTGGTACGCCCTGCGCGCCTTGCGTCGCGCCCCCGGCTTCACGGCGACCGCGGTCCTGACCCTCGCGCTGGGGATCGGCGCCAATATCGCGATCTTCTCCGTCGTGAACGGGGTGCTCCTGCGCCCGCTCCCCTTCCCGCGTCCCGAGGCGCTCTACCGGGTGTGGTCGGCGGGCCCGAACGACGGCGTGACGAGGGCTGCCGTCTCCGCGGTCGACCTCGACGACTGGCGCGCACAGCGACGCGCGATCCTCGACATGGGGGGCTTCTGGTATGCGGCCGGCGGGAGCGGGATCGACATGCTGGGTCGTGGCGAGCCGCGACGGCTGTCGGCCGTCTTCACGACCGCCGGCTTCTACGGAACGCTGGCGATGACGCCAGCGGTTGGACGCGTCCCTCGCGAGGATGAACTAGTCCGCGGCGGGCGAGACCGGGTGGTCATGTTGTCGCACGCCTTCTGGGAGAAGGAGTTCGGGGGCGACTCGGCCGTGGTGGGGACGTCGCTCACGCTGGGGAGCGAAGCGTACGAAGTATTGGGAGTCATGCCTGCGGGGCTGAGCTATCCGGCCCCAGACGTCGACGTCTTTGTCCCGTACTCCACCATCCCCGACGCAGCCATTCCGCGAATTCGCCCCACGCGGATTCTCGACGTGGTGGCCCGCGCGCGCGATGGCGTCACGCGCGCCGCGGTGGAGCAGGAGCTGCAGGCGATCACCGCGCGGCTGGCGCGCGAGTATCCGGAGAACGCGGCGTTGGGGTCGGCGACCGTCGTCCCGCTGCACGAAGCGCTGACCGGGAACGTGCGCACGGGACTGTTCCTCCTGTCGGCCGCGGTCATGCTCGTGCTCCTCATCGCCTGCGTGAACGTGGCGTCGCTGCAACTGGCGCGTGGGAGCGTGCGGGGGCGCGAGCTTGCCGTGCGCCGCGCGCTGGGCGCGTCGGGAGGGCGCATCGTGCGGCAGCTCCTCACGGAGAGCATGGTGCTGTCGCTGGTTGGAGGGGTGGCGGGCGTGGCGCTGGCCGCGCTAAGCGTGCGTGCGCTGCAGGCGCTTGGGACGCGTGAGCTTCCGCGCGGCAGCGAGTCGTCGCTGGACGGGACCGTGCTCGCCTTTGCACTGGCACTGTCTGTGTTGTCCGGGATTCTGTTTGGCCTCGTTCCCGCGTGGCGATCGGCTGCCAGCGCGCCGCAGCGCGCGCTGCGCGACGCCGCTCGCGGCATTGCCGGCGATGGTGCCACGCGCCTGCGCAGCGGCCTCGTGGTGGCCGAAGTGGCGCTGGCGCTCATGCTTGTAGCTGGCGGGGCGGTGATGACGCGCTCCTTCATGGCGCTCCTCCACGTGGACCCTGGCTTCCGGCCGGACCACACCGTCGTGCTCAACTACACGCTCAGCGACGAGCGCCACCAGGACTACACCATCACCTACCAACAGGTGCTGGAGCGGGTGCGCGCCGTTCCGGGCGTGGTCGGCGCCGCATCCATGAAGGATGCGCCGCTGCGAGGCGTGGGCGAGCGCATCGGCTTTCGGCTTCCCGGCATGACGATCCCCGCCGGTGAGGAGGGACCGTCGGCGGCGAGCCTTCACGTGAGCGACGACATCTTCCGAACGTTAGGGACGCGCCTCGTCTCGGGGCGGGAGTTCGCCCCGACCGATCGGCGCGGCGCGCCCTTCGTCATGGTGGTCAACGAGGCCTTCGCGCGTCGCTGGTTCCCGGGGCAGGAGGCGCTGGGCAAGTCGCTCCTGTTTGGCGAGTCGACATCGGCCGAGATCGTGGGCGTGGTGGGCGACATCCGCCAGCGCTCGATGGCCGAGGCGGCGGAGCCCACGGTGTACATACACGTGCCGCAGAACGGGCGCGTGCGCATGAACCTCGTGGTGCGCACGCGTGGCGAACCGCTGGCGCTCGGCCCCGCCATCCGCAACGCGATCTGGTCGGTCGACCGCTTGCAGACGATCACTTCCATCTTCACGCTGGACCAGGCGCTGGGCGAGGCGGTGGCGAGGCCGCGGCTCCTGATGGTGCTGATGGCGGCGTTCGGCGTGCTGGGGTTGGCGTTAGGCGCGCTGGGGCTCTACGGCGTCCTGTCCTACCTGGTCAACCAGCGCCGGCGCGAGATCGGCGTGCGACTGGCCCTGGGGGCCGACGTGGGGCGCGTGCGCCAGATGGTGGTGGGCTACGGATTGCGCCTGACGGCCATCGGCGTGGTGCTGGGGCTCGCCGGCGCGGTGGCCGCGGGACGGCTGCTGGGCACCCTCGTCTACGGCGTGAACCCGGTGGACCCGGCGCTGCTCGCGCTGGTGTCGCTCACCTTGCTGGGCGTCGCGGCGGCATCGAGCTGGGCCCCCGCGCGGCGCGCCTCGCTGGTGGATCCGGCGGTCACGCTGCGCGAGGAGTGATGCTGCGCGAGGAGTGACGCGGCGCGAGCAGTGACGGTGCAACTGGCGATCAGGGCGCCGGTGCCGCGATCGCCAGCAGCTTGCGCACGTCGCCCACGATGGCCACGCGCAACGCCTCCACCGGCGCGTCGTAGCGCTTGAGTTCCTCCGCCGACCGACTAGCCCAGTCGGCAGGGGCGCGGCGGCCGGCCGCGATGAAGCCCAGCGCCTCGGCCCCGATGGCCGCCGTGCGCGCGAGCGCGCGCGCCGCCGGGACCGCCTGCGCCAGCGTGGGCGATTGCGCGCCGAGCGCCTCGATGCGCGGCAGAAGTTGCGACCAGCGCTGGAAGGCGATGAGGAGCGAGTCGCGCGCCGCAACATCACCCGCGTCGAGCACCACGCGCCTGACGAGCCGCTCGGTCATCCAGCGACCAGCGGGATCGGGGCGCGAGGCATCGACGAGGCGCGTGAGCGGGTGGCGCTGGTTGAGCATTGCCCCGTTGGTGGTCTGCCCGAACGCCGGTGGCTGCACCGCCGTGAAGAGCGACTCGACGGGCGTGGTGTCCAAGCCCGGGGCGATGGTGGCGAGCATGCGCGCCGGGTGCGAGCGCACGCGGAAGCCGGCCCCCTCGAGCCGATCGGTGAGGAGTTCGAGCCGGCGATACATGTCGCCGACGTCGGTGACGGTGCGCGGCGACCAGAGTCGCTCGGCGATGGCCCCCAGGCGCGGCCAGATGCGCGAGTCGGCGCTCTCGGCCGTGATGTACTCCGCCCAGATGCACGCCTCGCCGCCAAGGATGAGCCTCTGCTGCGCGGGGGTGAGTTCGTCGAACTGCGGCACCGGGTCGGCGGCGTAGTACTCGCTGGCCGGCTTGATGTGGTCCAGGTACCACGGCGCCGACAGGATGCCGGAGAAGCCCTGCTTCGCGGAGTTTGCCAGGTACTGCGTCCCGCGCCAGGACTGGACCACCGTGCGCGGCGGCAGGTCGGGGTGGAGGATCTCGTCCCACCCCATCATGCGCTTCCCGTGCCTGGTGAGGATCGCCGTGAGGCGCTTGTTGAAGTGCGCCTGCAGCGCGTCGTTGTCCTTGAAGCCGTGCCGCTTGCGCCAGGCGACGATGTCGGCGTTCGAGTCCCAGTGCTTGGCCTCGACCTCGTCGCCACCGATGTGCCAGTACGCGTCGGGGAAGAGCGGCGCCATCTCGTCGATGAAGCGCGCAATGAAGGTGTAGGTCTCCTCCCTGGTGGGATCGAAGATCGCGTCGGCGCCACCCCACTCGCGGCGGATGGCGATGGGGGGACGCTGGGCGCTGTACTGCGGGTAGCCGACGAACCACGCCGTGGTGTGCCCCGGCATGTCGAACTCCGGGACGACGCGAATGCCGCGATCGCGCGCGTAAGCCACCACCTCGCGCACCTCTTCCTGCGTGAAGTACAGCCCGTCGCTCCCCAGCTCGTGCAACCTGGGAAAGCGCTTGCTCTCCACGCGGAACCCCTGGTCGTCGCTCAGGTGCCAGTGCAGGACGTTGAGCTTGACCATCGCCATTCCGTCGATCGTCTTCTTCACCTGCTCGATGGGCATGAAGTGGCGCGAGACGTCGAGGTTGAGGCCGCGCCACGGGAAGCGCGGCTCATCGGCGATGGAGACGGCGCGGATGCCGAAGCCCGCCGCGTCCGATTCCACCAGCTGCAACAGCGTCTCCAACCCGCGCAAGGCGCCCACCGTCGTCGCCGCCTGCAGCGTGGCGCCGTCGCGCGCCACGCTCAGCGTGTAGCGCTCGTCCTCGTCCACCCCCTGCACCGGAAGCCCGGCTCCGCGCACGTCGATGGCGATGGTGCGCGGCGTCGCGGTGCGGGAAATGGAGCGCGACACCGGCTGCGAGATGCGGCGCGCCAGGCGCGCCTGGAAGCGGGCGATGGCCCGTTCGAGCCGCGCGTCGCTGTGCCCGGTGACGGCGATCGCCGTGGTGCTGTCGATTGCGAAGCGCCCCTCGCCGAGTCGCAGCGTCGAGGGGACGGGGAGGAGCGGCGTTCCCTGAGATGGCGCGCCCTGCTCCGCTGCGCCCCGCCCCGCACCGCCCGCCGCGCGCGCCCCCTGTGCCGCGAGCTCTCCCGTGGTGAACGGGCACAACGAGGCGAAGGCGCCCAGCGTGAGCGACGAAACCAGCGACCGAGTCAGCATCGGCAGAATGTGACAGTGCAACCCCACCCCAACCAGTGCCCCCCGCCCACACCGCCGCCGCAACATCGAGGTATCCTCCCCTCCCCTACTCAGGTATTATCTCGTCTTCTCGTCCTCTCGTCCTCTCGTCCTCTCGTCCCCAGCCTTCGCTGGGGCGGGCTTCTCGTCCTCTGCCCCACCCAGATGCGCCTCGTCACTCTCGACTGGATCATCGTCGCCATCTCGGTGGTGATCTCCTTCCTCCCGGCGGTCTTCTTCTACAAGCGCGCCGGTTCGAGCACCGAGGAGTTCTTCACCTCCGGGCGCGCCGCTCCGTGGTGGCTGGTCGGGATCTCGATGGTCGCGACGACCTTCAGCACCGACACCCCCAACCTCGTGACCAACATGGTCCGCGAAAACGGGGTGGCCGACAACTGGCTGTGGTGGTCGTTTCTCCTGACGGGGATGATGACGGTCTTCTTCTTCGCGAAGCTGTGGCGCCGCTCGCGCGTGATGACCGACCTCGAGTTCTACGAGCTGCGCTACTCGGGCAAGGCCGCGACCTTCGTGCGCGGCTTCCGCGCCCTCTACCTCGGCCTCTTCTTCAACTGCGTCATCATGGCAACGGTGAACCTGGCCGCCGCCAAGATCGGCAACATCGTGTTGGGGCTCCCGATGTGGCAGACGCTGCTCTATGCCTCGATCATCACGATCTTCTTTGCCTCGGTGTCGGGGCTGTGGGGGGTACTGGTCACCGACTCCATCCAGTTCCTCATCACGATGTCGTCCACCTTCGCGGTGGCGTACTTCGCGTTGCAGCAGCCCGAAGTTGGGGGGTTGGCCGGGCTCATGGCCAAGATCCCGCCGTCGCGCCTCAACCTCCTCCCCGACTTCAGCAACAACTGGAACGTCGCGCTCTCGGTCATGATCATCCCCATCACCATCCAGTGGTGGTCGGTCTGGTATCCCGGCGCCGAGCCGGGGGGCGGGAGCTACATCGCCCAGCGCATGCTCGCCTCCAAGACAGAGAAGGACGCCGTCATCGGGACGATGTTCTTCAACGTGATGCACTACGCGCTGCGTCCGTGGCCGTGGATCATCGTGGCACTCGCCTCCACGCTCATCTTCCCGCAGCTCAGCGACATCGCCGCGTCGTACCCGTACGTGGACCCCACGCTCATCGGGCACGACATGGCGTACCCGGCGATGCTCAAGTTCCTCCCCGCCGGCTTTCTTGGCGCGATGGTGGCCGGGATGCTCGCCGCCTATCGCTCCACCATCGAGACGCACCTCAACTGGGGGACGTCGTACCTCGTCCACGACTTCTATCGCCGCTTCCTGCGCCCAGGCGAGACGGAGAAGCACTACGTCCTCGTGGGTCGCCTCGTCACCGCGGGGCTCATGATCTGCGCGGCGCTTCTGACCT
This genomic interval carries:
- a CDS encoding PadR family transcriptional regulator, translating into MNDNSLELLQGTLDVLVLRTLAWGAMHGYAITRWIRERTEGTIAIEDAPLYKALHRLERLGFVEADWGVSENNRRARYYRLTPAGRAALSQKESSWRRYAAAVFRVLEPTS
- a CDS encoding ABC transporter permease; its protein translation is MKRFIRLPSRSRGRIERDVADELDFHLRERAEALVASGFAPDEALRQAEQEFGDIRGTRRFLTRFDNQTEHMTGRRDYFGDLRQDIWYALRALRRAPGFTATAVLTLALGIGANIAIFSVVNGVLLRPLPFPRPEALYRVWSAGPNDGVTRAAVSAVDLDDWRAQRRAILDMGGFWYAAGGSGIDMLGRGEPRRLSAVFTTAGFYGTLAMTPAVGRVPREDELVRGGRDRVVMLSHAFWEKEFGGDSAVVGTSLTLGSEAYEVLGVMPAGLSYPAPDVDVFVPYSTIPDAAIPRIRPTRILDVVARARDGVTRAAVEQELQAITARLAREYPENAALGSATVVPLHEALTGNVRTGLFLLSAAVMLVLLIACVNVASLQLARGSVRGRELAVRRALGASGGRIVRQLLTESMVLSLVGGVAGVALAALSVRALQALGTRELPRGSESSLDGTVLAFALALSVLSGILFGLVPAWRSAASAPQRALRDAARGIAGDGATRLRSGLVVAEVALALMLVAGGAVMTRSFMALLHVDPGFRPDHTVVLNYTLSDERHQDYTITYQQVLERVRAVPGVVGAASMKDAPLRGVGERIGFRLPGMTIPAGEEGPSAASLHVSDDIFRTLGTRLVSGREFAPTDRRGAPFVMVVNEAFARRWFPGQEALGKSLLFGESTSAEIVGVVGDIRQRSMAEAAEPTVYIHVPQNGRVRMNLVVRTRGEPLALGPAIRNAIWSVDRLQTITSIFTLDQALGEAVARPRLLMVLMAAFGVLGLALGALGLYGVLSYLVNQRRREIGVRLALGADVGRVRQMVVGYGLRLTAIGVVLGLAGAVAAGRLLGTLVYGVNPVDPALLALVSLTLLGVAAASSWAPARRASLVDPAVTLREE
- a CDS encoding family 20 glycosylhydrolase; amino-acid sequence: MLTRSLVSSLTLGAFASLCPFTTGELAAQGARAAGGAGRGAAEQGAPSQGTPLLPVPSTLRLGEGRFAIDSTTAIAVTGHSDARLERAIARFQARLARRISQPVSRSISRTATPRTIAIDVRGAGLPVQGVDEDERYTLSVARDGATLQAATTVGALRGLETLLQLVESDAAGFGIRAVSIADEPRFPWRGLNLDVSRHFMPIEQVKKTIDGMAMVKLNVLHWHLSDDQGFRVESKRFPRLHELGSDGLYFTQEEVREVVAYARDRGIRVVPEFDMPGHTTAWFVGYPQYSAQRPPIAIRREWGGADAIFDPTREETYTFIARFIDEMAPLFPDAYWHIGGDEVEAKHWDSNADIVAWRKRHGFKDNDALQAHFNKRLTAILTRHGKRMMGWDEILHPDLPPRTVVQSWRGTQYLANSAKQGFSGILSAPWYLDHIKPASEYYAADPVPQFDELTPAQQRLILGGEACIWAEYITAESADSRIWPRLGAIAERLWSPRTVTDVGDMYRRLELLTDRLEGAGFRVRSHPARMLATIAPGLDTTPVESLFTAVQPPAFGQTTNGAMLNQRHPLTRLVDASRPDPAGRWMTERLVRRVVLDAGDVAARDSLLIAFQRWSQLLPRIEALGAQSPTLAQAVPAARALARTAAIGAEALGFIAAGRRAPADWASRSAEELKRYDAPVEALRVAIVGDVRKLLAIAAPAP
- a CDS encoding Na+:solute symporter, which codes for MRLVTLDWIIVAISVVISFLPAVFFYKRAGSSTEEFFTSGRAAPWWLVGISMVATTFSTDTPNLVTNMVRENGVADNWLWWSFLLTGMMTVFFFAKLWRRSRVMTDLEFYELRYSGKAATFVRGFRALYLGLFFNCVIMATVNLAAAKIGNIVLGLPMWQTLLYASIITIFFASVSGLWGVLVTDSIQFLITMSSTFAVAYFALQQPEVGGLAGLMAKIPPSRLNLLPDFSNNWNVALSVMIIPITIQWWSVWYPGAEPGGGSYIAQRMLASKTEKDAVIGTMFFNVMHYALRPWPWIIVALASTLIFPQLSDIAASYPYVDPTLIGHDMAYPAMLKFLPAGFLGAMVAGMLAAYRSTIETHLNWGTSYLVHDFYRRFLRPGETEKHYVLVGRLVTAGLMICAALLTFGLSSAKESFDLILSIGAGTGLLYILRWFWWRINAWSEVAAMVSSFVISVGFFIARKNGVALGSEVSLVITIVASTAVWMTVTFLAPQTDRARLISFYKLVRPAGPGWTDIRHASGDTRSPDSLTLSLVGWMLGITFVYSALFGTGSFLYGRTATGMMWLGAFLVSGYFLLRLMPRLWAGSED